A single genomic interval of Pyrus communis chromosome 5, drPyrComm1.1, whole genome shotgun sequence harbors:
- the LOC137734716 gene encoding CDP-diacylglycerol--glycerol-3-phosphate 3-phosphatidyltransferase 2-like, producing MSPLVLKMTTAASCIYPKKPYQILFNSIFSSTSTPSSSCPSPPPIGKNFIEALTHTRKYSGCRITPCAPLPPPILPLPPNLAPRFPKCFSASSSSRSRSNASGGSFEDRGESSGRSGSESGPGGVGGLMADMGSENHKGTDWYDSQLYPNQDELLSPLTHQQKQQQQQSQSSSKFLTLPTILTLGRVAAVPVLISTFYVDSWWGTTTTTSIFIAAAITDWLDGYIARKMKLGSAFGAFLDPVADKLMVAATLVLLCSRPLDVAMFGQVPWLFVVPSIAIIGREITMSAVREWAASQNTKLLEAVAVSNLGKWKTATQMIALTILLATRDNSLGRPDVIVASGVFLLYVSAGLAVWSLIVYMSKIWKVLLR from the exons ATGTCACCCCTGGTGCTCAAAATGACCACAGCAGCCTCCTGTATATACCCCAAAAAGCCCTACCAAATTCTCttcaattccatcttctcctccACCTCCACCCCGTCCTCCTCCTGTCCCTCTCCACCCCCAATTGGTAAAAACTTCATCGAGGCATTAACGCACACGCGTAAATACTCCGGGTGCAGGATAACCCCCTGTGCACCCCTCCCGCCCCCAATTCTCCCTCTTCCCCCAAACCTAGCCCCCAGATTCCCTAAATGCTTctccgcctcctcctcctcccgcAGCCGCAGCAACGCTAGTGGCGGTTCCTTCGAAGATCGCGGAGAGTCCTCTGGTAGGTCCGGCTCCGAGTCCGGCCCAGGTGGTGTTGGTGGTCTTATGGCCGACATGGGTTCGGAGAATCATAAGGGCACCGATTGGTACGACAGCCAATTGTACCCGAACCAAGACGAATTGCTTTCTCCTCTgacacatcaacaaaaacaacagcagcagcaatcCCAATCCTCCTCCAAATTCCTCACCTTGCCCACCATTCTAACTCTCGGCCGCGTCGCCGCCGTGCCGGTTCTCATTAGCA CTTTCTATGTCGATAGTTGGTGGGGAACAACTACCACAACAAGTATTTTCATTGCTGCAGCAATTACTGATTGGCTCGATGGGTATATTGCTCGGAAG ATGAAATTAGGATCTGCTTTTGGTGCATTTTTGGATCCGGTGGCTGATAAG CTCATGGTTGCAGCGACACTGGTTTTATTGTGTTCTAGGCCTTTGGACGTTGCCATGTTTGGGCAAGTTCCATGGCTGTTTGTCGTTCCTTCAATTGCCATAATTGGTAGAGAG ATAACCATGTCAGCAGTCAGAGAATGGGCTGCTTCTCAGAACACTAAACTTTTAGAG GCTGTAGCTGTAAGTAACTTGGGAAAGTGGAAAACAGCCACACAGATGATAGCGCTGACTATCCTCTTGGCAACCCGAGACAACAG TCTTGGAAGACCAGATGTTATCGTAGCTTCTGGTGTTTTTTTGCTTTATGTTTCAGCGGGGCTTGCTGTGTGGTCTTTGATCGTGTATATGAGCAAGATATGGAAAGTACTGCTGAGGTAG
- the LOC137734414 gene encoding glutathione S-transferase L2, chloroplastic-like — MFSPARPSPLIVDDCYEQGSGEKMQLVPINLQDRPAWYKEKVYPAYEVPPLEHNNEVKGESLDLIGYIDSHFEGPSLLPDDPRKKEFGDELLSYTDSFNRSVFSSVKQDEIESDADWTFDYIKTALSKFEDGPFFLGKFSLVDIAYAPFLERFQLSLMDLNKYDIAAGRPKLAAWIDEMNKKCSLQTNPPKELFELYRRRFSIERGIELTRD; from the exons ATGTTCTCACCAGCAAGACCAAGTCCTTTAATCGTCGATGATTGTTATGAACAGGGATCGGGGGAAAAGATGCAATTGGTTCCTATTAATCTGCAGGACAGGCCTGCTTGGTACAAGGAGAAAGTCTACCCTGCTTACGAG GTGCCACCACTCGAACACAATAACGAAGTAAAAGGAGAGAGTCTTGATTTGATCGGATACATTGACAGTCACTTTGAAGGGCCTTCACTGCTCCCTGAT GATCCTCGGAAGAAAGAGTTTGGAGACGAGTTGCTGTCCTACACGGACTCCTTCAATAGATCTGTGTTTTCGTCGGTTAAACAAGATGAAATCGAGTCAGATG CAGATTGGACATTTGACTATATCAAAACTGCTCTTTCCAAATTTGAAGACGGACCTTTCTTTCTTGGCAAGTTTAGTCTG GTGGATATAGCTTACGCTCCCTTCCTCGAAAGGTTTCAGCTTTCCTTGATGGACTTGAACAAGTATGACATCGCTGCAGGGAGACCTAAACTGGCAGCATGGATTGAC GAGATGAACAAAAAATGTAGCTTACAAACAAACCCCCCCAAAGAGCTTTTCGAACTTTATAGGAGACGCTTTTCG ATTGAGAGGGGAATTGAATTAACGAGGGATTGA
- the LOC137734949 gene encoding probable protein phosphatase 2C 38 isoform X1 yields MVSAKLMRLVSPCWKPSVEGENSNRGDVSGRIDGLLWHKDSGHHVNGDFSMAVIQANNLLEDHSQLESGPLSSLDSGPHGTFVGIYDGHGGPETARFLNERLFNNIKTFRGAEFTSENQGMSADVITKAFLATEEEFLSLVKKQWTIKPLLASVGACCLVGIVCSGLLYIANAGDSRVVLGKLEKTVKQVKAVQLSIEHNASYESVREELRSLHPDDPQIVLLKHKVWRVKGLIQISRSIGDAYLKRQEFNKEPLLAKFRLSQPFNKPILKAEPTILVQKLYPEDQFLIFASDGLWEQLSNQEAVDIVQSYPRNGSARKLVKAALREAAKKREMRYSDLKKIDRGVRRHFHDDITVVVLFLDSHLVSRSYCHGPLLSVKAAGGVPAGT; encoded by the exons ATGGTATCAGCTAAGTTAATGAGGCTTGTGTCACCTTGCTGGAAACCTTCTGTCGAGGGTGAAAATTCTAATAGGGGGGACGTGAGTGGTCGAATTGATGGTTTGTTGTGGCATAAAGATTCAGGACATCATGTTAATGGAGATTTCTCAATGGCAGTAATTCAAGCAAACAACTTGTTGGAAGACCATAGCCAACTAGAATCAGGGCCATTGAGCTCACTCGACTCGGGTCCTCATGGAACATTTGTTGGAATTTATGATGGACACGGAGGTCCAGAAACAGCCAGGTTTTTAAATGAACGTCTGTTCAATAACATCAAGA CTTTCCGTGGTGCAGAGTTCACATCAGAGAATCAGGGAATGTCAGCTGATGTTATCACGAAAGCATTTTTGGCGACCGAAGAGGAGTTCCTCTCTCTAGTAAAGAAGCAGTGGACAATCAAGCCACTGCTTGCTTCTGTCGGTGCATGTTGTTTGGTAGGCATAGTATGTAGTGGGCTGCTATACATAGCAAATGCGGGGGATTCTCGTGTGGTGCTAGGAAAACTGGAAAAGACCGTTAAACAGGTAAAAGCGGTTCAGCTATCGATTGAGCACAATGCAAGTTATGAATCTGTGAGAGAGGAGTTGCGTTCGTTGCATCCCGATGATCCACAGATTGTGTTATTAAAGCACAAAGTGTGGCGCGTGAAGGGTTTGATACAG ATTTCAAGATCCATCGGTGATGCCTACCTAAAGAGGCAAGAATTTAACAAAGAACCTCTATTGGCAAAGTTCAGATTATCACAACCCTTCAACAAGCCGATCCTTAAAGCTGAGCCAACAATATTAGTCCAAAAACTCTACCCCGAAGATCAGTTTCTCATATTTGCATCAGACGGCCTATGGGAGCAGTTAAGCAATCAGGAGGCAGTTGACATTGTCCAGAGTTATCCGCGTAAT GGTAGCGCAAGGAAACTTGTCAAAGCTGCACTTCGCGAAGCAGCgaagaagagagaaatgagatATTCGGACTTAAAAAAGATAGACCGAGGGGTGAGGAGACATTTTCACGACGACATCACAGTGGTAGTTCTGTTCCTAGATTCGCATCTGGTCAGTCGTAGCTACTGCCACGGGCCTCTGCTATCGGTTAAGGCAGCTGGTGGTGTCCCTGCCGGCACCTAG
- the LOC137734949 gene encoding probable protein phosphatase 2C 38 isoform X2, translating to MVSAKLMRLVSPCWKPSVEGENSNRGDVSGRIDGLLWHKDSGHHVNGDFSMAVIQANNLLEDHSQLESGPLSSLDSGPHGTFVGIYDGHGGPETARFLNERLFNNIKKFTSENQGMSADVITKAFLATEEEFLSLVKKQWTIKPLLASVGACCLVGIVCSGLLYIANAGDSRVVLGKLEKTVKQVKAVQLSIEHNASYESVREELRSLHPDDPQIVLLKHKVWRVKGLIQISRSIGDAYLKRQEFNKEPLLAKFRLSQPFNKPILKAEPTILVQKLYPEDQFLIFASDGLWEQLSNQEAVDIVQSYPRNGSARKLVKAALREAAKKREMRYSDLKKIDRGVRRHFHDDITVVVLFLDSHLVSRSYCHGPLLSVKAAGGVPAGT from the exons ATGGTATCAGCTAAGTTAATGAGGCTTGTGTCACCTTGCTGGAAACCTTCTGTCGAGGGTGAAAATTCTAATAGGGGGGACGTGAGTGGTCGAATTGATGGTTTGTTGTGGCATAAAGATTCAGGACATCATGTTAATGGAGATTTCTCAATGGCAGTAATTCAAGCAAACAACTTGTTGGAAGACCATAGCCAACTAGAATCAGGGCCATTGAGCTCACTCGACTCGGGTCCTCATGGAACATTTGTTGGAATTTATGATGGACACGGAGGTCCAGAAACAGCCAGGTTTTTAAATGAACGTCTGTTCAATAACATCAAGA AGTTCACATCAGAGAATCAGGGAATGTCAGCTGATGTTATCACGAAAGCATTTTTGGCGACCGAAGAGGAGTTCCTCTCTCTAGTAAAGAAGCAGTGGACAATCAAGCCACTGCTTGCTTCTGTCGGTGCATGTTGTTTGGTAGGCATAGTATGTAGTGGGCTGCTATACATAGCAAATGCGGGGGATTCTCGTGTGGTGCTAGGAAAACTGGAAAAGACCGTTAAACAGGTAAAAGCGGTTCAGCTATCGATTGAGCACAATGCAAGTTATGAATCTGTGAGAGAGGAGTTGCGTTCGTTGCATCCCGATGATCCACAGATTGTGTTATTAAAGCACAAAGTGTGGCGCGTGAAGGGTTTGATACAG ATTTCAAGATCCATCGGTGATGCCTACCTAAAGAGGCAAGAATTTAACAAAGAACCTCTATTGGCAAAGTTCAGATTATCACAACCCTTCAACAAGCCGATCCTTAAAGCTGAGCCAACAATATTAGTCCAAAAACTCTACCCCGAAGATCAGTTTCTCATATTTGCATCAGACGGCCTATGGGAGCAGTTAAGCAATCAGGAGGCAGTTGACATTGTCCAGAGTTATCCGCGTAAT GGTAGCGCAAGGAAACTTGTCAAAGCTGCACTTCGCGAAGCAGCgaagaagagagaaatgagatATTCGGACTTAAAAAAGATAGACCGAGGGGTGAGGAGACATTTTCACGACGACATCACAGTGGTAGTTCTGTTCCTAGATTCGCATCTGGTCAGTCGTAGCTACTGCCACGGGCCTCTGCTATCGGTTAAGGCAGCTGGTGGTGTCCCTGCCGGCACCTAG
- the LOC137734982 gene encoding deaminated glutathione amidase, chloroplastic/cytosolic: protein MPFCLSLPNYRVSPLLRDGALIRSQSARVIIAGESNMAANSLRVAAAQMTSINDLAANFATCSRLVKEAAAAGAKLICFPESFSFIGAKDGDSLKIAEPLEGPILQKYCSLARESGIWLSLGGFQEKGSDDEHLSNTHVVVDDAGNIRSTYRKIHLFDVDIPGGRVYKEGSFTEPGENVVAVDSPIGRLGLTVCYDLRFPEIYQLLRFQHDAQILLVPSAFTKVTGQAHWEILLRARAIETQCYVIASAQAGQHNDNRESHGETLIIDPWGTVVGRLPDRLSTGIAIADIDFSLIDSVREKMPIAKHRKPVEFWKSASL from the exons ATGCCGTTTTGTCTTTCCCTACCTAATTATCGTGTCAGCCCACTCCTCCGAGACGGCGCTCTGATCCGTTCCCAGTCCGCCCGCGTTATTATCGCTGGAGAGTCGAACATGGCCGCCAATTCACTCCGAGTCGCCGCCGCCCAAATGACCTCCATCAACGACCTCGCCGCCAATTTTGCCACTTGCTCTCGCCTCGTCAAA GAAGCAGCTGCTGCCGGAGCAAAATTGATTTGCTTTCCGGAAAGCTTTTCATTTATTGGTGCCAAAGATGGTGACAGTCTGAAAATAGCAGAACCTCTAGAGGGTCCAATTTTGCAGAAGTACTGCTCCCTGGCAAG AGAATCTGGGATTTGGTTGTCACTTGGAGGGTTTCAAGAAAAGGGGTCGGATGATGAACATTTGTCTAACACCCatgttgttgttgatgatgCTGGGAACATCAGAAGTACTTACAGAAAGATTCACTT GTTTGATGTGGATATTCCTGGTGGAAGGGTGTACAAGGAAGGCAGCTTTACCGAACCTG GGGAGAATGTTGTGGCAGTTGATAGCCCTATTGGCCGTTTGGGTTTGACGGTATGCTATGATCTGAGATTCCCGGAGATTTACCAGCTGCTCAGGTTCCAACATGATGCACAG ATTCTTTTGGTACCTTCAGCCTTCACCAAAGTAACTGGGCAGGCGCACTGGGAGATTCTTCTACGTGCTCGTGCAATTGAGACTCAATGCTAC GTCATAGCTTCTGCACAAGCTGGACAGCATAATGATAATAGAGAAAGCCACGGAGAAACTTTAATTATTGATCCTTGGGGAACAGTTGTTGGCCGACTGCCCG ATCGACTGTCAACAGGGATTGCTATAGCCGATATCGACTTCTCATTGATTGATTCAGTGAGAGAAAAAATGCCAATTGCCAAG CACCGGAAGCCTGTCGAGTTCTGGAAATCTGCATCCCTTTGA
- the LOC137733508 gene encoding embryo-specific protein ATS3A-like — MKRLSILTVVAIAFITSLPVQGSSTNCSYSVEIETTCARSAATSDHVSVRFGVSEGNLIIVKHLNNPKPLYAANGGVRRRGYGGFGRCAIDMFEASGQCMSRRVCSLYLKKVGSDDWRPGWVKVLHRQDGGRVVVPGSYIFYFRTFVPENVWYGFDYCHSKGGGFVPPVVSFNE; from the coding sequence ATGAAGAGACTAAGCATCTTAACTGTCGTTGCAATAGCCTTCATCACTTCTCTGCCAGTCCAAGGATCCAGCACAAACTGCTCCTACTCCGTCGAGATTGAGACAACATGTGCACGATCAGCCGCAACCTCGGACCATGTCAGCGTCAGGTTCGGGGTCTCCGAGGGTAATTTGATCATAGTGAAGCATCTGAACAACCCTAAGCCATTGTATGCTGCAAACGGTGGTGTGAGACGTCGGGGGTATGGCGGCTTTGGACGATGTGCCATAGACATGTTTGAGGCCAGTGGACAATGCATGAGCCGGAGGGTGTGCTCTCTGTACCTGAAGAAGGTTGGGTCGGATGACTGGCGGCCTGGCTGGGTGAAGGTGCTTCATCGACAGGATGGCGGCCGGGTGGTAGTGCCGGGTTCTTACATATTCTATTTTAGAACGTTTGTTCCAGAAAATGTATGGTATGGATTTGATTATTGTCACTCCAAAGGTGGTGGTTTTGTGCCCCCTGTTGTTAGTTTTAATGAGTAa
- the LOC137735078 gene encoding uncharacterized protein: MKKLFFFRSSASSNNNNVPPPTDKQISDAENSNKSPALRRSRSLSSAAFLGSEPTQTDFSSSKYQSRSPCSSSARSFPHQQCDQPSCCRTLTPERHRTKHFEVPSLQNTHGLERPGSAGSSRMRHDSSGSSSTCSSNVSAKVLDRYIDGEQEELSRQKNSSSQRHLTGNGGGGWRPPRTQFTAPISPRAHSYRETKSSRLRSSSKDGAENGFGHESPRRLAKNVVERLSQSHVIQPTREKEFDHDIPLTIEDIYGRSDLIAQKNYPGDDYSSLQKLFYGENCDGINTDETEEDMDVELQRRLREAEEKVMLLSDELEQESFLRDSGYNVPSLIQTIRNLTEQRVSLALEVSNLLQLRIAERASAKKELRLANGELESRTKKLEKEKNELQSALERELDRRSTDWSLKLEKYQSEEQRLRERVRELAEQNVSLQREVSSFNVRETEYRSVETKSEQQLNSLVTRVGEMREENQELKNNLSDLQEKYRAAEEDRVCIHKNFDEKDKECKDLHKSITRLLRTCKEQEKTIDGLRESFSEEFRKNQSVERFDKHVTKLQMEQMRLTGVELALRRELESHKLEVDSLRHENIHLLDRLRGSGKENGALTFKLDKEMSARVSYMKNQGLSILNESSQLCSNLLEFVKGKAGQLPEANHGLDGQFFVESEMKVQGIKRGTESFARSLQTMSTLLHEKSSLSTSKLASKCTNADGPAHPDDQAPEDDMRYELKAETLLTSLLREKLYSKELEVEQLQAELAAAVRGNDILRCEVQNAMDNLSCLTHKLKDLEMQMLKKDENINQLQSDLQASTKELTVTRGILPKISEERDMMWEEVKKYNEKNMLLNSEVNMLKKKIETLDEDILLKEGQITILKDTIGNKPFDLLSSPDRREFLLH, from the exons ATGAAGAAGCTCTTCTTTTTCAGATCTTCTGCTTCTAGTAATAACAACAATGTTCCTCCACCAACTGATAAGCAGATATCTGATGCCGAGAACTCCAATAAAAGTCCGGCTCTTAGAAGGAGCCGGTCATTGTCATCAGCAGCATTTCTTGGAAGTGAGCCAACGCAAACAGATTTTTCTTCTTCGAAATATCAAAGCAGATCTCCTTGTAGTAGTAGTGCAAGGAGCTTTCCTCATCAGCAATGCGACCAACCATCTTG TTGTCGAACTCTTACTCCTGAGAGGCATAGGACTAAACATTTTGAAGTTCCATCTCTCCAAAACACACATGGATTGGAGAGGCCTGGTTCTGCTGGTTCTTCTAGAATGCGCCATGATTCGTCAGGGAGCTCTTCCACTTGCTCTAGTAATGTATCAGCCAAAGTCTTGGACCGTTACATTGACGGAGAGCAGGAGGAACTGAGCAGACAAAAGAACAGTTCTTCCCAGAGACACTTGACTGggaatggtggtggtggatggCGTCCACCGCGAACTCAGTTTACAGCACCCATTTCACCTAGGGCTCATTCATATAGAGAGACAAAAAGTTCTCGTCTTCGTTCATCATCCAAAGACGGGGCAGAAAATGGATTTGGGCATGAATCTCCCCGGAGGCTTGCAAAGAATGTCGTTGAGAGGCTCTCACAGTCTCACGTTATTCAACCAACACGTGAGAAGGAGTTTGACCATGATATTCCACTCACCATTGAGGATATTTATGGTAGATCAGATCTGATTGCCCAGAAAAATTATCCTGGAGATGACTACTCAAGCCTGCAGAAGTTGTTCTATGGTGAAAACTGTGATGGTATAAACACCGATGAGACTGAAGAGGACATGGATGTAGAATTACAAAGAAGATTGAGGGAAGCAGAGGAGAAGGTCATGCTACTTTCTGACGAACTTGAACAGGAAAGCTTTCTTAGAGATAGTGGGTACAATGTTCCATCACTGATTCAGACAATTAGAAACCTAACTGAGCAGAGGGTAAGCTTGGCACTTGAGGTTTCAAACCTCTTACAGTTGCGAATTGCTGAGAGGGCTTCTGCCAAGAAAGAACTCAGACTGGCAAACGGAGAACTGGAGTCGCGAACGAAAAAAttagagaaggagaagaatgagTTGCAGTCAGCATTGGAGAGGGAACTAGACAGAAGGTCGACTGACTGGTCACTTAAGCTTGAGAAGTATCAGTCAGAGGAGCAGAGGCTTCGTGAGCGAGTTAGAGAGCTTGCAGAGCAAAATGTCTCACTTCAAAGAGAAGTCTCTTCCTTTAATGTGAGGGAAACTGAGTATAGAAGTGTGGAAACAAAATCAGAGCAACAGCTTAACAGCCTTGTTACAAGGGTGGGGGAAATGAGAGAGGAGAATCAAGAACTGAAAAATAATCTCTCAGACTTGCAAGAGAAGTATAGAGCAGCAGAGGAAGACCGTGTTTGCATCCATAAAAATTTTGATGAGAAGGATAAGGAGTGCAAGGATCTGCATAAGTCCATTACAAGATTACTGAGAACCTGCAAAGAACAAGAGAAGACAATAGATGGCTTGCGTGAAAGTTTTAGCGAGGAATTTAGGAAGAACCAATCCGTGGAGAGGTTTGATAAGCACGTCACCAAATTGCAGATGGAGCAAATGAGGTTGACAGGAGTAGAACTGGCCTTGAGAAGGGAGTTGGAATCTCATAAGCTTGAAGTTGATTCTCTTCGGCATGAGAATATACACTTGTTAGACCGGTTGAGAGGAAGTGGGAAAGAAAATGGTGCCTTAACTTTCAAGCTAGATAAGGAAATGTCGGCACGAGTCTCCTACATGAAGAATCAAGGGCTATCAATTCTAAACGAGAGCTCCCAGTTATGTTCAAATTTACTAGAATTTGTTAAAGGGAAAGCAGGCCAACTTCCAGAAGCTAACCATGGCTTGGATGGGCAATTTTTTGTTGAATCTGAAATGAAAGTTCAGGGCATAAAGCGTGGAACTGAAAGCTTTGCAAGAAGTTTGCAGACAATGTCCACTTTGCTGCATGAAAAATCCAGTCTGTCCACTTCAAAATTAGCATCTAAGTGCACGAATGCTGATGGACCAGCACATCCAGATGATCAGGCTCCAGAG GATGACATGAGATATGAGCTCAAAGCAGAAACTTTACTAACAAGTCTACTGAGAGAAAAGTTGTATTCAAAAGAGCTGGAAGTTGAGCAGTTGCAAGCCGAACTTGCAGCAGCTGTAAGAGGAAATGACATTCTCCGATGTGAAGTGCAAAATGCAATGGACAACCTTTCATGTCTCACCCACAAGTTGAAGGACCTTGAAATGCAG ATGCTTAAGAAGGACGAGAACATAAACCAGCTTCAGAGTGACCTCCAGGCGTCAACGAAAGAATTAACAGTTACTCGGGGGATACTGCCTAAAATTTCAGAGGAGAGAGACATGATGTGGGAGGAGGTGAAGAAATACAACGAGAAGAACATGTTGCTGAACTCAGAGGTTAAcatgttgaagaagaagatcgaAACCCTTGACGAGGACATACTTCTAAAGGAAGGTCAGATCACAATTCTGAAAGATACCATAGGGAACAAGCCTTTCGACCTTCTGTCCAGTCCCGATAGGCGAGAATTTTTGCTTCATTGA
- the LOC137734667 gene encoding protein MAEA homolog, with protein sequence MEMDSLPNGTAASPGPTLGSGPTAAGPPPSSKLSQLADSLKLEHQFLRVPFEYYKKTIRANHRVVEKEISAVINGVSEATDKNDMSTDDAVNHLSSLVSRLQGLKRKLEEGSKTEHLQAQRCRARLDHLESADVESLAEWNNTRVNRILVDYMLRMSYYDTAVKLAESRNIQDLVDIDVFQEAKKVIEALQNKDVGPALAWCAENKSRLKKSKSKFEFQLRLQEFIELVRAENNFIAITYARKYLAPWGTTHMKELQRVFVTVAYKSTTECATYKVLFEPKQWDYLVDQFKQEFCKLYGMTLEPLLNIYLQAGLSALKTPYCYDDDCTKEDPLSQEGFRKLALPLPYSKQHHSKLVCYITKELMDTENPPQVLPNGYVYSSKALEEMARKNDGKITCPRTGLICNYTDLVKAYIS encoded by the exons aTGGAAATGGATTCCCTCCCCAACGGCACCGCCGCGTCGCCGGGACCGACCCTAGGGTCGGGCCCCACCGCCGCAGGTCCTCCTCCGTCCTCGAAACTGAGCCAACTCGCCGACTCCCTGAAGCTCGAGCACCAGTTCCTCAGAGTCCCATTCGAGTACTACAAGAAGACGATCCGCGCCAACCACCGCGTTGTCGAGAAGGAGATATCCGCCGTTATTAACGGCGTCTCCGAGGCCACCGACAAGAACGACATGTCGACTGACGACGCCGTTAATCATCTCAGCTCCCTCGTTTCCAGGCTGCAGGGGCTAAAACGAAAG TTGGAAGAGGGGAGTAAGACAGAGCACTTGCAGGCGCAGAGGTGCCGGGCTCGGCTTGATCATTTAGAATCGGCAGATGTGGAGAGTCTGGCGGAATGGAATAACACACGTGTGAATCGGATCTTGGTGGACTACATGTTGCGGATGTCTTATTATGACACCGCAGTGAAGCTGGCGGAAAGTAGAAATATTCAG GATCTTGTTGATATTGATGTATTCCAAGAAGCGAAAAAGGTTATTGAAGCCCTTCAGAATAAGGACGTGGGTCCTGCCCTAGCCTGGTGCGCTGAGAACAAGTCAAGGTTAAAGAAATCCAAG AGTAAATTTGAGTTTCAACTGAGACTTCAAGAGTTTATAGAGTTGGTACGAGCTGAAAATAACTTCATCGCTATCACATATGCTCGGAAATATCTTGCACCCTGGGGAACTACTCATATGAAAGAATTGCAGCGGGTCTTTGTAACGGTAGCTTATAAGAGTACTACTGAATGTGCTACATACAAG GTGTTATTTGAGCCAAAGCAATGGGACTACCTGGTTGATCAATTTAAACAGGAATTCTGCAAGTTATATGGCATGACACTTGAGCCTTTGCTCAATATTTATCTGCAAGCAGGCCTTTCTGCTCTTAAAACCCC ATATTGTTATGATGATGATTGCACCAAGGAGGATCCACTATCGCAGGAGGGTTTCCGGAAACTAGCCCTGCCCTTACCTTATTCTAAGCAGCATCACTCGAAGCTTGTTTGCTACATAACTAAGGAACTAATGGACACAGAGAACCCACCGCAAGTCTTGCCCAACGGCTATGTCTACAGCTCTAAG GCTCTTGAAGAAATGGCAAGGAAGAATGACGGTAAGATTACTTGTCCAAGGACAGGCTTGATCTGCAATTACACAGATCTGGTGAAGGCATATATATCGTAA
- the LOC137734415 gene encoding putative wall-associated receptor kinase-like 16 — MKRRDLAERYFKQNGGPLLLQKLATYCGSHQSLSRIFTSDEFSKATKNYNASRILVGGSGTVYKGVLPYDSKIVAIKKYKFISEAHGHEFANIIIVLSQIYDRNLVKLVGCWLETEVPLLVYEFIPNGNLYEHIHSTKGLPWDYSMSMPILHRNLKTTKILLDEDYTAKVSGFATSDLVPEDQDQVSAVVINKRGYLDPEYLYTNMQTEKSDVYSFGVLLAELLTSKVAYSYDGPKGERHLATLFVLSVNSVGGMKYLILK, encoded by the coding sequence ATGAAGAGAAGAGACCTAGCGGAGAGATACTTTAAGCAAAATGGTGGTCCACTTCTACTGCAAAAACTAGCTACTTATTGTGGATCACATCAGTCGCTATCCAGAATCTTTACTTCAGACGAGTTTAGTAAGGCCACAAAAAATTACAATGCAAGTCGAATTCTTGTTGGAGGCTCTGGAACTGTTTATAAAGGAGTACTACCATATGATAGTAAAATAGTCGCCATAAAGAAGTATAAATTTATCTCTGAGGCTCATGGTCATGAGTTTGCTAATATTATAATTGTTCTTTCTCAAATCTATGACAGAAATTTGGTCAAACTTGTGGGTTGTTGGTTAGAGACAGAAGTGCCTTTACTGGTTTACGAGTTCATCCCCAACGGCAATCTTTATGAACACATTCATAGTACGAAAGGATTGCCATGGGATTACTCCATGTCAATGCCAATCCTGCACAGGAATTTGAAGACAACTAAGATACTACTAGATGAGGATTACACGGCAAAGGTGTCGGGCTTTGCAACTTCAGATTTGGTTCCTGAAGATCAAGACCAAGTATCAGCTGTAGTGATAAATAAACGCGGATACTTGGACCCTGAATATCTTTATACAAACATGCAAACAGAGAAGAGCGACGTCTATAGCTTTGGAGTTCTGCTAGCGGAGCTGCTAACAAGCAAAGTGGCATATTCTTATGACGGGCCCAAGGGAGAGAGACACTTAGCAACCCTCTTTGTTCTTTCAGTGAACAGTGTCGGTGGAATGAAATACTTGATACTGAAATAA